In Halobacteriovorax marinus SJ, the following proteins share a genomic window:
- a CDS encoding MoaD/ThiS family protein, giving the protein MKNISIHYFAILREKRGESSESLQTECQTYRDLFIELDKSYSFDLPISIIQVAVNDEYSLMEREIVDGDKVVFIPPVAGG; this is encoded by the coding sequence TTGAAGAATATATCGATACACTACTTTGCTATCTTAAGAGAGAAGAGAGGTGAGTCAAGTGAGAGTCTTCAAACCGAGTGTCAAACTTATCGCGATCTCTTTATAGAGCTTGATAAGAGCTATAGCTTTGATCTACCTATTTCTATTATTCAAGTGGCCGTGAACGATGAGTACTCTCTAATGGAGAGAGAAATTGTTGACGGTGATAAGGTCGTCTTTATTCCACCTGTGGCGGGAGGGTAA
- a CDS encoding ThiF family adenylyltransferase, whose protein sequence is MFSLSEVAIDRDRCSKELADQSAGALVSFEGWVRDNNQGHEVKSLEYQVYEELALSEGQKIITEAKEKFNIKDALCYHRHGHLHLGEIAIWIGTTATHRDDAYKASRYIIDEIKLRLPMWKKEHYLKREAKWVFCRDHHTHVHFEESDYYFRQEKLVDQSKLKNAKVVVIGAGGLGSAALQALAGAGVGSLSIYDHDKVSISNLQRQFLYGTSDVGEFKVDIALKKLRELNPFINLNAINKAVSEENILDIIAEGELILDCTDNLRTKFLIHDACFKLSKTLVSASIYRGDAILRAFDPKRSLGCLRCQYEETPSDSHIGNCNDYGVLGANVATIGMMMSSVAIDLLNKGESHALENSLLINLGELSIQKVVNFKKFDCPVCLGDVEIVNLGLEVSGDEILDRAMTTLDIRELNEIEDIKVEIEKCDGEVALYCHRGFRSLEVVKGLREQGVKRVYSLRGGASTLVKPTSCHL, encoded by the coding sequence TTGTTCTCTTTAAGTGAAGTTGCCATTGATAGAGATCGCTGTTCGAAAGAGCTTGCTGATCAATCCGCAGGTGCCCTTGTTAGTTTCGAAGGTTGGGTGAGAGATAATAATCAAGGTCATGAAGTAAAGTCTCTTGAGTACCAAGTCTATGAAGAATTGGCCCTTAGTGAAGGGCAAAAGATTATTACTGAGGCTAAGGAAAAATTTAATATTAAAGATGCTCTTTGCTACCATCGCCATGGCCATCTTCACCTTGGAGAGATCGCAATTTGGATCGGAACAACTGCCACTCACCGTGATGACGCCTATAAAGCTTCTCGCTATATTATTGATGAAATTAAGCTTCGCCTTCCCATGTGGAAGAAAGAACATTATTTAAAAAGAGAGGCCAAATGGGTCTTTTGTAGAGATCACCACACTCATGTTCATTTTGAAGAGTCTGACTATTATTTTCGACAAGAGAAACTCGTTGATCAATCGAAACTAAAGAATGCGAAAGTCGTAGTCATTGGAGCAGGAGGTCTAGGATCTGCAGCACTACAGGCCTTAGCCGGTGCAGGTGTTGGAAGTCTCAGCATTTATGATCACGATAAAGTCTCTATTAGTAATCTTCAAAGACAATTCTTATACGGAACTAGTGATGTTGGAGAATTTAAAGTTGATATCGCTCTAAAAAAACTTAGAGAACTCAATCCCTTTATTAATCTCAACGCTATAAATAAAGCTGTCAGTGAAGAAAATATTCTAGATATTATTGCTGAGGGTGAGTTGATCTTGGATTGCACTGATAACTTAAGGACAAAGTTCTTAATTCATGATGCTTGCTTTAAGCTCTCTAAGACATTAGTGAGTGCAAGTATCTATAGAGGTGACGCCATATTAAGGGCCTTTGACCCTAAAAGAAGTCTTGGTTGTTTGCGCTGTCAATATGAGGAAACACCAAGTGATTCACATATTGGAAATTGTAATGACTACGGTGTTCTAGGGGCCAATGTTGCAACTATCGGTATGATGATGAGCTCTGTGGCCATTGATCTTTTAAATAAAGGTGAGAGCCATGCCCTAGAGAATTCTCTTCTCATCAACTTGGGAGAGCTGAGTATTCAAAAAGTTGTTAACTTTAAAAAGTTTGATTGTCCCGTTTGTCTTGGTGATGTTGAAATTGTGAATCTTGGGCTTGAAGTTAGTGGTGATGAGATTCTAGATAGAGCTATGACAACTCTTGATATTAGAGAATTAAATGAAATTGAAGATATTAAAGTTGAAATAGAAAAGTGTGATGGAGAAGTCGCCCTTTATTGCCACAGAGGATTTCGCTCTCTAGAGGTCGTAAAAGGACTTAGAGAGCAA